From one Candidatus Hydrogenedentota bacterium genomic stretch:
- a CDS encoding sensor histidine kinase, which yields MSIRTNLLICIFAVMALFLAASSWLGMRGMTRLQESAVRTFHVELLSEGTTGLETAVQQLGAIYENLPPALKESAPAAALAPFMTAGPGDRYLLLDGAGSPLPEHPADPALLPLLEAGALGEFFEEARKGGPKDIEIDNYADYLDGRAEAPGMVRIRAFPEANLMLGIGRIQESTGIRLESFADSAAAAYDVLARGSVGFYLCLIILAMTLVWASLQRLFFRPLARITGTMSDAPEDDGREHVTWSRFRDYATRVQRIAGEKDLLRGKLEREIEARYLAEEERDSLRSTMDRSLRTARQELQLQAEKELQELQATLMRREARVIHRQLLPGLEKALRSLPESEENHEARNAILQTLLTIRALDSRDVEPPVVLRDMALAPWLKDVVTDFQSARPVSVVSNFCGDVQAKIDPDALRSAVEFVMENAATASPHDRGIRVDLAREGDSVEIRIVDSGQGVPEDARPHIFVPFYSVDAQSDGLGLAVTRSVVEQHGGSILLHTESEKGTAVVIRLPAS from the coding sequence GTGAGTATTCGCACCAACCTCTTAATCTGCATTTTTGCCGTCATGGCCCTCTTCCTGGCCGCTTCGAGCTGGCTGGGAATGCGCGGCATGACCCGGTTACAGGAGAGCGCGGTCCGCACCTTTCATGTGGAGCTCCTCAGCGAGGGCACCACAGGCCTCGAAACCGCCGTGCAGCAACTCGGCGCGATCTACGAGAATCTGCCCCCCGCGCTCAAGGAAAGCGCCCCCGCCGCCGCGCTGGCCCCCTTTATGACCGCAGGCCCCGGGGACCGCTATCTCCTCCTTGACGGCGCCGGTTCGCCCCTGCCGGAACACCCCGCCGATCCGGCCCTGCTGCCCCTGCTCGAGGCCGGCGCCCTTGGGGAATTCTTCGAAGAAGCGCGCAAAGGCGGCCCGAAGGACATCGAAATCGACAACTACGCGGACTATCTCGACGGTCGCGCCGAGGCCCCCGGCATGGTCAGGATTCGCGCCTTCCCCGAAGCAAACCTCATGCTCGGGATTGGGCGAATCCAGGAGTCAACCGGGATACGCCTCGAATCCTTTGCCGACAGTGCCGCCGCGGCCTATGACGTGCTGGCCCGGGGGAGCGTGGGCTTCTATCTCTGTCTCATCATCCTGGCCATGACCCTCGTCTGGGCGTCGCTCCAGCGCCTCTTCTTTCGCCCGCTGGCGCGGATTACGGGCACCATGTCCGACGCCCCGGAGGATGACGGGCGCGAACACGTGACCTGGTCCCGATTCCGGGACTATGCCACCCGCGTACAGAGGATCGCCGGTGAGAAAGACCTATTGCGCGGCAAGCTTGAGCGGGAAATCGAAGCCCGTTACCTGGCCGAGGAGGAGCGTGATTCCCTCAGGAGCACGATGGACCGCAGCCTTCGGACCGCCCGCCAGGAGCTCCAGCTTCAGGCGGAGAAAGAACTCCAGGAACTCCAGGCCACCCTCATGCGCCGCGAGGCCCGGGTCATCCACCGGCAATTGCTGCCGGGACTGGAAAAGGCTCTCCGCAGCCTGCCGGAATCCGAAGAGAACCACGAGGCCAGAAACGCCATCCTCCAGACCCTGCTCACGATTCGCGCCCTGGACAGCCGTGACGTCGAGCCCCCGGTAGTCCTGCGCGACATGGCGCTGGCCCCATGGCTCAAAGATGTCGTCACCGATTTTCAGTCCGCCCGTCCGGTTTCGGTGGTCTCCAACTTCTGCGGGGACGTTCAGGCGAAGATCGACCCGGATGCCCTGAGGAGCGCCGTGGAATTCGTGATGGAAAACGCGGCCACCGCGTCCCCACACGACCGGGGTATCCGCGTGGATCTCGCGCGGGAAGGCGATAGCGTTGAAATACGCATCGTCGACAGCGGTCAGGGCGTTCCCGAAGACGCCCGCCCCCATATCTTTGTGCCCTTCTACTCCGTCGACGCGCAATCCGACGGGCTCGGCCTCGCCGTCACCCGCTCCGTGGTTGAACAACACGGCGGCTCCATCCTGCTCCATACCGAGAGCGAGAAGGGAACCGCCGT